One segment of Gilliamella sp. ESL0441 DNA contains the following:
- the narX gene encoding nitrate/nitrite two-component system sensor histidine kinase NarX: MLSTKTTNNKTRYHASIINRLSLLMCFLGTIALIALSLSIQVANDTKGSAYMINQLGLIRMKSYQLLSMVPLNKHDNGRLNIFSEITSSKQQLALFERYDLIDEFNELHNKWRTEIAIKIAQAKNIDEIKTDIDQFVIKTNYLVHKIDQKTENQIHYISRLQQLFIIIIVVFLIAQIYYLRRYLLAPWRKLINMAQAISKHNFSERFPLRSRKNEFDLLGLALNNMSDQIESQYLILEERVAEKTAELQQTNNIISFQYHATKQLHTSKPLCERFLMILRQLEELVPLTQFQIRFYESENPEHYQQISYDNQQKLPFCQNPHCCACLTESKHSQQHGFQRYWYLQDNGEKYGILFAIQPTDVTLSDEQENLITGLIEQMSTAMMLDRQIEQQKQYLLMKERSAMARELHDSIAQSLSCLKIHLSCLQMQSDLTSQSSIELLATMRKEVNITYSQLRELITSFRLRLNQTGFYASLMEMIEEFNQKLKFNIQLEYQLPLNIIKSKHAFHLLQFIREALNNVYKHAQASHVIIALTIDDNQIITVSVSDNGIGFQTDVKQDNHYGMVIMRDRAEILNGNLTINTEPQKGTQVMVIFKANKTIPFTIIEE, encoded by the coding sequence ATGCTGAGTACTAAAACAACCAATAATAAAACTCGCTATCATGCTTCAATTATTAATCGTTTGTCGCTATTAATGTGTTTTTTAGGCACCATTGCGTTAATTGCGTTATCGCTATCTATTCAAGTCGCTAATGATACCAAAGGTAGCGCTTATATGATTAATCAATTAGGGCTAATTCGTATGAAAAGTTATCAACTTTTATCAATGGTTCCCCTTAATAAACACGATAATGGCCGTTTAAATATTTTTAGTGAAATAACGTCGTCAAAGCAACAATTAGCTCTTTTTGAACGTTATGATTTAATAGATGAATTCAATGAATTACATAATAAATGGCGTACTGAAATTGCGATAAAAATTGCACAAGCCAAAAACATCGATGAGATAAAAACGGATATCGATCAATTTGTTATCAAAACCAATTATTTAGTACATAAGATCGATCAGAAGACCGAAAACCAGATTCATTATATATCTCGCTTGCAACAATTATTTATTATCATTATTGTGGTCTTTCTCATTGCTCAGATTTACTATTTGCGTCGTTATCTCCTCGCTCCTTGGCGCAAACTGATTAATATGGCTCAGGCTATTTCAAAACATAATTTTAGTGAACGTTTTCCGCTACGTTCCAGAAAAAATGAATTCGATTTGTTAGGGTTAGCATTAAATAACATGTCTGATCAAATCGAATCTCAATATTTAATCCTTGAAGAACGGGTGGCTGAAAAAACGGCTGAATTGCAACAAACTAATAACATCATCTCATTTCAATATCACGCCACCAAACAGCTCCATACATCAAAGCCATTATGTGAACGTTTTTTAATGATTTTACGTCAATTAGAAGAACTTGTACCACTCACTCAATTTCAAATCCGATTTTATGAATCTGAAAACCCTGAACATTACCAACAAATTAGTTATGACAATCAGCAGAAATTACCTTTCTGCCAAAATCCGCATTGCTGTGCTTGTTTAACCGAATCAAAACATTCTCAACAACATGGATTTCAACGTTATTGGTATCTTCAAGACAATGGCGAAAAATATGGCATATTATTTGCCATTCAACCGACAGATGTTACCCTTAGCGACGAGCAGGAAAACTTAATAACAGGACTTATCGAGCAGATGTCCACGGCAATGATGCTAGATCGACAAATAGAGCAACAAAAGCAGTATTTATTAATGAAAGAGCGATCAGCAATGGCAAGAGAGTTGCATGATTCAATTGCGCAATCATTATCCTGTTTAAAAATACATCTTAGCTGTCTACAAATGCAATCTGATTTGACATCACAAAGTAGTATTGAACTATTAGCAACAATGCGAAAAGAGGTCAATATCACCTATTCCCAGTTACGTGAATTAATTACCTCTTTTCGTTTGCGGCTCAATCAAACAGGTTTTTATGCTAGCTTAATGGAGATGATTGAAGAGTTTAATCAAAAACTAAAATTTAACATTCAACTTGAATATCAATTACCGCTCAATATCATCAAAAGCAAACATGCTTTTCATTTATTACAATTTATTCGAGAAGCGCTAAACAATGTGTACAAACACGCACAAGCATCACACGTTATCATTGCGTTAACCATTGATGATAACCAGATTATCACAGTCAGTGTTAGCGATAATGGTATTGGCTTTCAAACTGATGTTAAGCAGGATAATCATTATGGTATGGTGATTATGCGAGACAGAGCAGAAATCCTAAATGGTAATCTAACAATTAATACTGAGCCACAAAAAGGCACGCAAGTTATGGTAATATTTAAAGCCAATAAGACCATTCCATTTACGATAATAGAAGAGTAA
- the rplU gene encoding 50S ribosomal protein L21, protein MYAVFQSGGKQHRVSEGQVVRLEKIEVETGAEVVFDKVLMVANGEDIKVGAPFVEGATIKAEIVEHGRGDKVKIVKFRRRKHYRKQQGHRQWFTDVKITAIA, encoded by the coding sequence ATGTACGCAGTTTTCCAAAGTGGTGGTAAACAACACCGAGTCAGCGAAGGACAAGTCGTTCGCTTGGAAAAAATTGAAGTCGAAACAGGTGCAGAAGTTGTTTTCGATAAAGTTTTAATGGTAGCAAATGGTGAAGACATCAAAGTTGGTGCTCCGTTTGTTGAAGGTGCAACAATTAAAGCAGAAATTGTTGAGCACGGTCGTGGCGATAAAGTGAAAATTGTTAAATTCCGTCGTCGTAAACACTATCGTAAACAACAAGGTCACCGTCAGTGGTTCACTGATGTGAAGATCACTGCAATCGCTTAA
- the rpmA gene encoding 50S ribosomal protein L27, with translation MAHKKAGGSSRNGRDSQSKRLGVKRYGSQEVLAGNILVRQRGTQFHPGTNVGCGRDHTLFALIDGQVKFEVKGPKNRRYVSVIANS, from the coding sequence ATGGCACATAAGAAGGCTGGTGGTTCATCACGTAATGGTCGTGATTCCCAGAGTAAACGTTTAGGTGTTAAACGTTATGGTTCTCAAGAAGTTCTTGCTGGTAATATTTTAGTACGTCAACGTGGAACTCAATTCCACCCAGGCACTAATGTAGGTTGTGGTCGTGACCATACCTTATTTGCTTTAATTGACGGACAAGTAAAATTTGAAGTTAAAGGACCTAAAAACCGTCGTTATGTTAGTGTAATTGCTAACAGCTAA
- a CDS encoding DMT family transporter, translating into MIKQQNVKLGFALAMLTAVMWGLVPIAMKYALVVIDPLTLAWSRLAISAVGITIWLAYKKQFPNLAMFKKRRRFILLMIAGFGLLGNFALFASSVQYLSATTAQVVGQMGIVIFMISSAFVFKERLRPTQIMGISVLLIGLGLFFNKNITVLFANISTYGIGVWLALLASISWAAYALAQKVLLRKLRAEQLLWLIYLICTVFLWPLASPTKIAHADATQLFAIIFCGLNTIIAYGALVMAMERWQAAQVSAITTLSPLFALIFSDLFAVIWPEKFAMQYLNILGYIGAVSVVAGAMFATIGHYLWHPRKGWLINQKKEEE; encoded by the coding sequence ATGATAAAACAGCAAAATGTTAAATTAGGTTTTGCCTTAGCCATGTTAACAGCGGTTATGTGGGGACTAGTGCCGATTGCAATGAAATATGCATTGGTGGTTATTGACCCATTAACGTTAGCGTGGTCTCGATTGGCAATTTCTGCCGTCGGTATTACGATATGGTTAGCTTATAAAAAACAATTTCCTAATTTAGCGATGTTTAAAAAACGTCGACGTTTTATCTTATTAATGATTGCCGGATTTGGATTACTTGGTAATTTTGCGTTATTTGCAAGTTCTGTTCAGTATCTTTCTGCGACAACGGCTCAAGTTGTAGGTCAAATGGGTATTGTAATTTTTATGATTTCAAGTGCGTTTGTTTTTAAAGAGCGATTAAGACCAACGCAAATAATGGGTATTTCGGTATTGCTAATTGGATTAGGACTATTTTTTAATAAAAATATTACCGTTCTATTTGCTAATATATCGACTTATGGCATTGGTGTTTGGCTTGCTTTACTTGCTTCAATTTCATGGGCAGCTTATGCGTTGGCACAAAAAGTGTTATTACGTAAATTACGTGCAGAACAGTTACTTTGGCTAATTTATCTTATTTGTACGGTATTTTTATGGCCATTGGCATCGCCAACAAAAATCGCTCATGCCGATGCAACGCAGTTATTTGCCATTATCTTTTGTGGTTTAAATACCATTATTGCTTATGGCGCATTAGTTATGGCAATGGAACGTTGGCAAGCTGCACAAGTTAGTGCAATTACCACATTATCACCGTTGTTTGCATTAATTTTTTCAGATTTATTTGCCGTAATTTGGCCAGAAAAATTTGCTATGCAGTATTTAAATATTTTAGGTTATATTGGCGCAGTATCAGTCGTTGCTGGTGCGATGTTTGCCACAATTGGGCACTATTTATGGCATCCAAGAAAAGGCTGGCTAATTAACCAGAAGAAAGAGGAAGAATAA
- the cgtA gene encoding Obg family GTPase CgtA, whose protein sequence is MKFVDEASIRVEAGDGGNGCVGFRREKYIPKGGPDGGDGGDGGDVYFIADENLNTLVDFQFEKNYRAERGQNGQGSDCTGKRGKDITVKVPVGTRITDKYTGEIIGDLTHHQQKVLVAKGGFHGLGNARFKSSVNRAPRQKTDGTPGEKRDVLLELLLLADVGMLGLPNAGKSTFIRSVSAAKPKVADYPFTTLVPSLGVVRMDNEQSFVVADIPGLIEGAADGAGLGIRFLKHLERCRVLVHLIDIAPIDESDPIENAKVIIQELHQYSEKLANKPRWLVFNKMDVLGEEESAKRAAEIAKALDWDDKYYVISAVNHEGVKALCWDLMDYMNAHPREEEQEETSPEKVEFMWDDYHQQAMDEAFDDDDDDFDDWDESDEEGVEFIYQK, encoded by the coding sequence ATGAAATTTGTAGATGAAGCTTCAATCCGAGTCGAAGCCGGTGATGGTGGCAATGGTTGCGTAGGTTTTCGTCGAGAAAAATACATTCCCAAAGGTGGCCCTGACGGTGGTGACGGTGGTGACGGTGGTGATGTCTATTTTATTGCCGATGAAAATCTCAATACTTTGGTTGATTTCCAATTTGAAAAAAATTATCGGGCAGAGCGTGGGCAAAATGGGCAAGGTTCAGATTGTACCGGTAAAAGAGGCAAAGATATTACCGTAAAAGTGCCCGTTGGAACCCGAATCACAGACAAATATACGGGTGAAATTATCGGCGATTTAACGCATCATCAACAAAAAGTGTTAGTCGCAAAAGGTGGGTTTCATGGCTTGGGTAATGCACGATTTAAATCATCAGTGAATCGGGCTCCAAGGCAAAAAACCGATGGTACGCCCGGTGAAAAACGTGATGTATTGTTAGAATTATTGCTACTTGCTGACGTCGGTATGCTTGGTTTACCTAATGCCGGTAAATCCACATTTATTCGATCAGTTTCAGCAGCTAAACCGAAAGTCGCTGATTATCCGTTTACGACTTTAGTGCCAAGTTTAGGCGTGGTAAGAATGGATAATGAGCAAAGTTTTGTTGTTGCGGATATTCCGGGATTAATTGAAGGTGCTGCGGACGGTGCTGGTCTGGGTATTCGTTTTTTAAAACATCTTGAACGTTGTCGAGTTTTAGTGCATTTAATTGATATTGCACCAATTGATGAATCTGATCCTATTGAAAATGCGAAAGTCATTATTCAAGAACTTCATCAATATAGTGAAAAACTTGCCAATAAACCTCGTTGGTTGGTATTCAACAAAATGGATGTTTTAGGTGAAGAAGAAAGTGCTAAACGTGCAGCCGAAATCGCTAAAGCATTGGATTGGGATGACAAATATTATGTTATTTCAGCGGTCAATCATGAAGGGGTAAAAGCTTTATGTTGGGATCTGATGGATTATATGAATGCTCATCCACGTGAAGAAGAGCAAGAAGAAACATCACCAGAAAAAGTTGAATTTATGTGGGATGATTATCACCAACAAGCTATGGATGAGGCTTTTGATGACGACGACGATGATTTTGATGATTGGGATGAGAGTGACGAAGAAGGGGTTGAATTTATCTATCAAAAATAG